The Podospora pseudopauciseta strain CBS 411.78 chromosome 2 map unlocalized CBS411.78m_2, whole genome shotgun sequence genome has a window encoding:
- a CDS encoding uncharacterized protein (CAZy:GH11; COG:G; EggNog:ENOG503NW58), with amino-acid sequence MVTLSSLLVAAATVATGVFAAPGELPGLAKRQTYTTSATGTHNGYYFSFWTDGGPNVRYTNEAGGQYSVSWSGNGNWVGGKGWNPGTARTINYTGTYQPNGNSYLAIYGWTRNPLVEYYVIENFGTYNPSSGATRMGSVVDGGATYDIYRSTRVQQPSIEGTRTFDQYWSVRQQKRTGGSVNMATHFAAWERAGLRLGTHDYQVVATEGYFSSGSATINVGGSSGGAQPQPQPQPSSNPNPGNGGGGGGSNCAARWGQCGGQGWNGPTCCESGTTCRSSNQWYSQCL; translated from the exons ATGGTCACCCTTTCTTCCCTTCTCGTTGCCGCCGCGACAGTGGCCACTGGTGTCTTCGCTGCCCCCGGTGAGCTTCCTGGGCTGGCCAAGCGTCAAACCTACACAACCAGCGCTACCGGTACACACAATGGGTACTACTTCTCCTTCTGGACCGACGGCGGCCCGAACGTGAGGTATACCAACGAGGCTGGCGGCCAGTACTCGGTGTCGTGGTCCGGCAACGGCAACTGGGTTGGTGGTAAGGGATGGAACCCCGGTACTGCTCG CACCATCAACTACACGGGCACCTATCAGCCCAACGGCAACTCGTACCTGGCCATCTACGGATGGACCAGAAACCCTCTTGTCGAGTACTACGTGATTGAGAACTTTGGCACTTACAACCCATCCTCGGGAGCCACCCGCATGGGAAGCGTTGTCGATGGCGGTGCCACCTACGATATCTACAGGTCCACCCGCGTTCAGCAGCCCTCTATCGAGGGTACTCGTACCTTTGACCAGTACTGGTCCGTCCGCCAGCAGAAGCGCACCGGCGGCTCTGTCAACATGGCTACCCACTTTGCTGCCTGGGAACGTGCGGGACTCAGACTGGGAACCCATGATTACCAGGTTGTCGCCACTGAGGGCTACTTCTCGTCCGGCTCCGCTACTATCAACGTTGGCGGCTCCTCGGGTGGTGCTcagccccagccccagccccagccttcttccaaccccaaccctggcaacggtggcggcggcggtggttcCAAC TGCGCTGCCAGATGGGGCCAATGCGGTGGTCAGGGCTGGAATGGTCCTACTTGCTGCGAGTCGGGCACTACCTGCCGTTCCAGCAATCAGTGGTATTCCCAGTGCCTTTAA
- a CDS encoding uncharacterized protein (COG:C; EggNog:ENOG503NV7F), whose translation MANNSPRRPPSGIKVIVVGAGFAGLAAAIECDRKGHSVTLFDKVDNIEEITRIGDIISFDPNGSVAFERWPGVVDQMEAIARQTKHIDLYHHQGKFVTRQDFSHEKAWGRRINGHRGQLHNIIYRHAVDRGIDIRLGKRVEDYFEQDSPPQAGVVVNGERIAADVVIAAEGVRSRGRKIVLGFDENPKSSGYAVYRAWFPADRVRNNPVIKHLVENGDTHQGFIGPDIHFLASTIKNGTEVNWVFTHIDDGNIEESWQFPGKPEEALKYLEGWCDVVHELVKATPDGRLIDHKLVYRDPLPTFISPKRRIALIGDSAHPFLPTSIQGASQSIEDGVVLATCLELSGRQNIPRALKAYEKLRYARVHRAQANGPKMRERWHKADWNEVWKKPEMIHLIRETWLLNFDAEKDAYDRFSIVLEELERDEQQIKPRL comes from the coding sequence ATGGCGAATAATTCCCCACGCCGACCCCCATCGGGGATCAAGGTCATCGTGGTCGGAGCTGGCTTCGCGGGTCTTGCTGCGGCCATTGAATGCGATCGGAAGGGCCACTCCGTCACACTGTTTGACAAGGTTGATAACATTGAAGAGATCACCAGGATCGGCGATATCATCTCTTTCGACCCGAATGGCTCCGTTGCCTTCGAGCGCTGGCCAGGTGTTGTGGATCAAATGGAAGCCATTGCCCGCCAGACTAAGCACATTGACCtatatcaccaccaaggcaAGTTTGTCACGCGGCAGGACTTCTCCCACGAGAAGGCATGGGGAAGAAGGATCAATGGCCACCGAGGGCAATTGCACAACATCATATACCGACATGCTGTGGATCGTGGTATCGACATCCGCCTCGGGAAGCGGGTGGAGGACTACTTTGAGCAAGACTCGCCCCCTCAGGccggtgtggtggtgaacgGAGAGCGCATCGCGGCGGACGTGGTGATCGCGGCCGAGGGAGTGAGGTCGCGAGGGAGAAAGATTGTGCTCGGTTTTGACGAAAACCCAAAGTCGTCCGGGTACGCCGTGTACAGAGCCTGGTTTCCGGCCGACCGGGTGCGCAATAATCCTGTGATCAAGCATCTGGTTGAGAATGGCGACACGCACCAGGGCTTCATCGGGCCGGACATCCACTTTCTGGcctccaccatcaagaaCGGGACCGAGGTCAACTGGGTCTTCACCCACATTGACGATGGGAATATCGAGGAGTCATGGCAGTTTCCGGGAAAGCCCGAGGAGGCGCTCAAGTATCTTGAGGGGTGGTGCGATGTCGTGCATGAACTGGTCAAGGCGACGCCTGATGGAAGATTGATAGACCATAAGCTGGTGTACCGAGACCCCCTGCCGACATTCATCTCACCCAAGCGGCGGATTGCCTTGATTGGCGACTCTGCGCATCCGTTCCTGCCCACGTCGATTCAAGGAGCGAGCCAGAGTATCGAAGATGGCGTTGTATTGGCGACCTGCCTAGAGCTCAGTGGTAGACAGAACATCCCGCGAGCTCTAAAGGCGTACGAGAAACTTCGATACGCACGAGTACATCGGGCACAGGCCAATGGCCCAAAGATGAGAGAGAGGTGGCACAAGGCAGACTGGAATGAGGTGTGGAAAAAGCCAGAGATGATCCACCTCATTCGGGAAACGTGGCTGCTGAATTTTGATGCCGAGAAGGATGCATATGACAGGTTCTCCATTGTCCtcgaggagttggagagagATGAACAGCAAATCAAACCAAGGCTGTAA
- a CDS encoding uncharacterized protein (EggNog:ENOG503P09G), with protein MLLQLLANCIPACVFRVNLYLYPLPPLPKSATMSVSPSRSSSTKVERGSPPAIHSEALQSSLSGNNETSSTSSGTISTTTALQHKDAIPMKARRSMEDELRPVPSGWVREFDPDTHHQFFVDTNYNPNPRSIWHHPHDDSEFLSSLSEAEKDKVRLQIAETVLDSADDLSDEPTDDSGSDSKSSETSGKRSLARKLKDTLTGTTHDERVSARAERVLKEKEMYRQHRILRRGMATAMHTSRPAFLGKDENRTHMYLEAPGHTFPGVADAKPISPYLDEIIYDESEYGYSKPKGRYLRPGSKMYGFGYGGYGCGKFAGGRWSKPEQEYEGRGLARSWTMAMPVLAGMTMGALGGVR; from the coding sequence ATGCTACTACAGCTGCTTGCCAACTGCATTCCAGCCTGTGTGTTTCGGGTAAATCTCTACTTATATCCCCTCCCGCCTTTGCCAAAAAGTGCCACAATGTCTGTATCGCCATCACGTTCGAGCAGCACCAAGGTAGAAAGAGGCTCACCACCCGCAATCCACTCTGAAGCATTACAGTCGTCACTCTCTGGCAACAACGAAACCAGTTCAACCAGCTCCGGGAccatctcaacaaccacagcactCCAACACAAAGACGCCATTCCAATGAAAGCCCGCCGCAGCATGGAAGACGAACTTCGCCCCGTTCCCTCTGGATGGGTTAGGGAATTTGATCCAGACACGCATCACCAGTTCTTCGTTGACACCAactacaaccccaaccccagatcCATCTGGCACCATCCACATGACGACTCCGAATTTCTTTCGTCACTCAGCGAGGCAGAGAAGGACAAGGTCCGTCTTCAAATTGCCGAGACGGTTCTGGACAGCGCCGATGACTTGTCTGACGAGCCAACGGATGACTCTGGCTCTGACTCCAAGAGCAGTGAAACCTCGGGAAAGCGCTCGTTAGCGAGAAAGCTGAAGGATACACTTACTGGTACAACACATGACGAGCGTGTCTCAGCACGGGCCGAGAGGGTTCTCAAGGAGAAAGAAATGTACCGTCAACATCGCATCCTTCGCAGGGGGATGGCCACCGCCATGCACACCTCCCGCCCAGCGTTCTTGGGCAAGGACGAGAACAGGACCCACATGTATCTCGAGGCACCTGGTCACACATTCCCAGGTGTGGCCGACGCCAAGCCGATCAGTCCTTACCTCGACGAGATCATCTACGACGAGTCGGAATATGGTTATAGCAAGCCGAAGGGTAGATATCTCAGACCAGGGTCCAAGATGTATGGGTTTGGTTATGGGGGCTACGGCTGTGGGAAATTTGCGGGTGGCAGGTGGTCTAAGCCTGAGCAAGAATATGAGGGAAGAGGGTTGGCAAGGTCATGGACGATGGCGATGCCGGTTTTGGCAGGCATGACAATGGGGGCCCTGGGAGGAGTTCGCTAA
- a CDS encoding uncharacterized protein (COG:O; EggNog:ENOG503P7MG), translating to MQSSRTFTSKIPTLLRSRAPKSATTRRLAHSITGPRISNRTPPKMSLWYPRISHANSPTPGFSSLFRMLDDFDKYARELGGHHADSSTSLQNFSPKFDVTEHDKDYTLQGELPGVSPENVEIRFTDPQTMVVSGHTERKHEEGDPSLRLGSSDSSKKIEGAKGKDSEVKMKDSKDTKDSKDKSSGPKYWLSERSFGEFSRVFNFPNNIDQDKVKAKFNQGILDILVPKAEKTGARKIEIQG from the exons ATGCAGTCATCGCGCACTTTTACCAGCAAGATTCCCACTCTTCTCCGCTCAAGAGCTCCCAAGTCAGCCACTACCCGCCGGCTCGCACATAGCATCACTGGTCCCAGGATCTCAAACAGAACTCCGCCCAAGATGTCTCTCTGGTACCCCCGCATCTCCCACGCCAATTCTCCAACGCCAGGCTTCTCGTCACTCTTCCGCATGTTGGATGACTTCGACAAGTACGCCCGTGAGCTCGGAGGTCACCATGCcgacagcagcaccagcctcCAGAACTTCTCGCCAAAGTTCGACGTCACCGAGCACGACAAAGATTATACCCTGCAAGGGGAGCTCCCAGGTGTCTCGCCTGAAAATGTCGAAATTCGATTTACCGa CCCGCAGACCATGGTTGTCAGTGGCCACACCGAACGCAAGCACGAGGAGGGTGACCCATCGCTTCGTCTGGGCAGCTCCGACTCATCCAAGAAGATAGAAGGCGCCAAAGGTAAAGACAGTGAAGTGAAGATGAAGGATTCCAAGGACACCAAAGATTCCAAGGATAAATCCTCGGGACCTAAGTACTGGCTGAGCGAGCGTTCATTTGGAGAGTTCTCCCGCGTCTTCAACTTTCCCAACAACATCGACCAAGACAAGGTGAAGGCCAAATTCAACCAAGGCATTCTGGATATCCTCGTACCCAAGGCTGAAAAGACGGGGGCTCGCAAGATTGAAATTCAAGGATAG
- a CDS encoding uncharacterized protein (EggNog:ENOG503NZ65; COG:T), with translation MADFAGGGTAPVHPDLGLLFDLSPLPSLLLSPSWRITRASARFLEEWNSSPEACVGQELLAFVQNQLSPSPVHLKFLTTAIDDAIALRAERTSMLINTRRSVSWRARVIPYFKGDELLAIVTEWQKNLSTDDEVQPGLSTDEAFRILVQAVKDYAIFLLDTTGHIATWNTGAELLKGYRRDEIVGKHFSVFYGKEDLDIKKPEMELEICMRDGRVEDEGWRYRKDGSRFWANVVITAVYKNGVHVGFGKVTRDLTERKSAESRLIAAYEESEKLKSDFLANMSHEIRTPMHGMLSACALLLDTGLSSRQRDIVGIMDESGQVLLQVINDILDYSKLASGSFSIHSDIVGITSIVTSVLRSVQTTLPPSVHFEMFLAPDLPRSVQGDPLRYRQILHNIVGNAAKFTEKGSIRVRAGVQREDHDSYIIMTEVTDTGIGIREAAAASLFTPFTQFDATTTKQYKGTGLGLSIAKSLAELMGGSIGYRPNPERHGSIFWFTARFKKIKSLEQIQDWKSRLVRKGGTILAMPEADVVSLRQKLAEVAPIKSLLLVEDNVINQKVMLGLLRSLGFKNTALASNGSEAVNMVRSKPAAYDIVLMDINMPIMDGHQASKAIREADIRVPIIAMTAYALKGDRERCLEHGMNDYIPKPVDKKYLIKVLAKWLLQMKDYRKIFDEQMNKLRSYESLTPGAKGHVADRLQKLSLTVQGEEGEGGGAATPSDRSVENKDQSDSHGAQSSDDTINVVKPTSQEENQHTSSVVSSPRFEPLLPPVQLEMLDSTQDIGLMVTGDIAPNA, from the coding sequence ATGGCCGACTTTGCTGGTGGAGGGACTGCCCCCGTCCATCCAGACCTAGGTCTTCTTTTTGATCTCTCGCCTCTGCCTTCGCTCCTCCTTTCGCCCTCGTGGCGCATCACCAGAGCCTCCGCGCGCTTTCTCGAAGAATGGAACTCCTCCCCCGAGGCCTGCGTTGGCCAAGAACTGCTGGCCTTTGTGCAGAACCAACTCTCTCCATCCCCCGTCCACCTCAAGTTTCTCACCACGGCCATCGACGATGCGATTGCCTTGCGCGCAGAACGAACCTCGATGCTGATCAACACGAGGCGCTCCGTTTCCTGGAGGGCACGTGTGATACCGTATTTCAAGGGCGATGAGCTTTTGGCCATTGTCACGGAGTGGCAGAAGAACTTGTCCACAGACGACGAGGTCCAACCCGGCCTCTCCACCGATGAAGCTTTCCGCATCCTTGTTCAGGCAGTCAAGGATTATGCGATATTTCTACTTGATACCACAGGCCACATCGCGACGTGGAACACGGGCGCTGAACTCCTGAAGGGCTACCGACGGGATGAAATCGTCGGCAAGCACTTTTCTGTTTTTTACGGCAAGGAGGATCTGGACATCAAGAAGCCAGAGATGGAGTTGGAGATCTGCATGCGCGATGGCAGAGTGGAAGACGAGGGGTGGCGCTACAGAAAAGACGGCAGTCGGTTCTGGGCCAACGTCGTTATCACGGCCGTGTACAAAAACGGCGTTCATGTGGGCTTTGGAAAAGTGACACGAGACTTGACGGAGCGCAAGTCAGCCGAGTCTCGACTAATTGCTGCCTACGAGGAGAGTGAGAAGCTCAAATCCGACTTTCTGGCCAACATGAGCCACGAGATTCGCACCCCCATGCACGGCATGCTCTCGGCATGCGCCTTGCTTCTGGACACAGGCCTCTCGTCGCGGCAGCGCGACATTGTCGGCATCATGGACGAGTCAGGACAGGTGCTACTGCAGGTTATCAATGACATCCTCGACTATTCCAAATTGGCATCTGGGAGCTTTTCCATTCACTCGGACATTGTCGGCATCACGAGCATTGTCACCTCAGTATTACGAAGCGTGCAGACGACATTGCCCCCATCTGTGCATTTCGAAATGTTTCTGGCGCCAGACCTCCCCAGGTCGGTGCAAGGCGACCCTCTGAGATACCGACAGATACTGCACAACATTGTTGGAAATGCCGCCAAGTTTACAGAAAAGGGCAGCATTCGGGTCAGGGCCGGCGTGCAGCGAGAGGACCACGACAGCTATATAATCATGACCGAGGTGACAGACACCGGCATTGGTATCCGCGAGGCTGCCGCTGCAAGCCTTTTCACGCCTTTCACCCAGTTCGATGCAACCACAACAAAACAGTACAAGGGCACTGGACTCGGTCTGTCCATCGCCAAGTCATTGGCCGagttgatgggggggagcATCGGGTATCGCCCCAACCCCGAACGGCACGGCAGTATATTTTGGTTTACGGCGCGGTTCAAAAAGATCAAGAGCCTTGAGCAAATTCAAGACTGGAAGAGCAGGTTGGTCCGGAAGGGCGGTACAATTCTGGCCATGCCCGAGGCAGACGTGGTTAGCTTGCGACAAAAGCTGGCAGAGGTGGCTCCCATCAAGAGTCTACTGCTGGTGGAAGACAATGTGATCAACCAGAAGGTTATGCTTGGTCTCCTGAGGTCTCTCGGCTTCAAGAACACTGCGCTCGCCTCCAATGGGTCCGAGGCGGTGAATATGGTGCGGAGCAAGCCCGCGGCCTACGACATCGTCCTCATGGACATCAACATGCCCATTATGGATGGCCATCAAGCTTCCAAGGCGATACGGGAAGCAGACATCCGGGTGCCCATCATCGCCATGACGGCATACGCACTCAAGGGTGATAGGGAACGCTGCCTTGAGCACGGCATGAACGACTATATCCCCAAGCCGGTCGACAAGAAGTATCTCATCAAGGTTCTAGCAAAGTGGCTCCTACAAATGAAGGACTACAGGAAGATCTTTGACGAACAAATGAACAAGCTACGAAGCTACGAATCTTTGACTCCGGGTGCGAAGGGCCATGTTGCCGATCGTCTGCAGAAACTTTCATTAACTGTCCagggcgaagaaggcgaaggaggcgGAGCCGCCACACCGTCTGATCGGTCGGTGGAAAACAAAGACCAATCTGATTCCCATGGAGCACAGTCGTCAGACGACACCATCAATGTGGTCAAGCCTACCTCACAAGAGGAGAACCAGCACACCAGCAGTGTGGTATCTTCACCACGTTTCGAGCCACTTTTGCCGCCAGTTCAGCTCGAAATGCTGGACTCCACCCAGGACATTGGCCTTATGGTGACTGGAGACATCGCGCCAAACGCTTGA
- a CDS encoding uncharacterized protein (EggNog:ENOG503P1UW) — MPGPLIALIPAVAGAAARAAPAAVGKATAQSAAKGAAKAAPKPAAPKPAAPKPQPPKQNNPPKPKDDKKPEQKKDEKKPEQKKDEKKPEQKKDDKKPEPKKDDKKPEQKDEKKPEQKKDEKKSDDKKQDNKPGQKKDEKKPDDKKQNNKQKKPTRGCEKREELTEQALDTTSQVIDRITNRPGRDDDATSDSLKLAGPKPKNPVVAPKAPKAGDVLVSLAVKNNGQDWFWFVHHPTETNTGMTMHAEGTITKGFTVKLTRKTTVEKLESATGTKSLELIKLQWVEKRWWDEDMFAPNKAAKAEAPFETTAYGVKPPTVTECAPVKETATEMAMDRMTARIKRKDDKTWVLESCEALVRAGALKQNVLTFLEKLKDSYGTLGGKKPADPNVSPANPGKQPICGTPSRGGDGLPTKTNRPNTPSTPGNATPRKTGNATPGKPGNGTPKKGVTGKPPAINAAAVNK; from the coding sequence ATGCCAGGTCCCCTCATTGCCCTCATACCGGCCGTTGCTGGCGCTGCTGCACGCGCAGCACCTGCCGCAGTCGGTAAGGCAACTGCTCAAAGTGCTGCCAAAGGCGCTGCCAAAGCCGCACCCAAGCCTGCTGCTCCCAAGCCTGCTGCTCCCAAGCCTCAGCCTCCCAAGCAGAACAACCCGCCCAAGCCCAAAGACGACAAGAAGCCTGAGCAAAAgaaggatgagaagaagcccgagcaaaagaaggatgagaagaagcCCGAGCAAAAGAAGGATGACAAGAAGCCTGAACCAAAGAAGGACGACAAAAAGCCCGAGCAAAAGGACGAGAAAAAACCCGAGCAAAAGAAGGACGAGAAAAAGTCCGATGACAAGAAGCAGGATAATAAGCCTGGGCagaagaaggacgagaaAAAGCCCGATGACAAGAAGCAGAATAATAAGCAGAAGAAGCCTACGCGTGGCTgtgagaagagggaggaacTCACAGAACAAGCTCTCGACACTACTTCTCAAGTCATCGATCGCATCACGAACCGCCCTGGCCGGGACGATGATGCCACCTCAGATTCTCTCAAACTCGCAGggcccaagcccaagaaccCCGTGGTGGCGCCCAAGGCTCCCAAGGCCGGTGATGTACTTGTCTCCCTTGCTGTTAAGAACAACGGCCAGGATTGGTTTTGGTTCGTCCACCACCCTACCGAGACCAACACAGGCATGACCATGCATGCCGAGGGTACCATCACCAAGGGATTTACGGTTAAACTCACACGCAAGACCACCGTCGAAAAGCTCGAGTCTGCCACGGGCACCAAGTCACTCGAGCTGATCAAGCTGCAGTGGGTTGAGAAGCGTTGGTGGGACGAGGACATGTTCGCCCCCAACAAGGCTGCCAAGGCGGAGGCTCCCTTTGAGACAACCGCGTATGGCGTAAAGCCTCCCACAGTGACCGAGTGCGCTCCCGTCAAGGAGACCGCCACTGAGATGGCCATGGATAGGATGACCGCCCGTATCAAGCGCAAGGACGACAAGACCTGGGTCCTCGAGTCGTGCGAGGCTCTGGTCCGTGCCGGAGCCCTCAAGCAGAACGTCTTGACCTTCcttgagaagctcaaggacAGCTACGGCACCCTCGGAGGCAAGAAGCCCGCCGACCCCAATGTTAGCCCGGCCAACCCTGGCAAACAGCCGATCTGCGGTACTCCCAGCAGGGGCGGAGATGGCCTCCCTACCAAGACCAATAGGCCTAATACGCCGAGCACACCTGGGAATGCTACACCGCGTAAGACTGGGAATGCTACACCGGGTAAGCCTGGAAATGGCACTCCAAAGAAGGGCGTCACTGGAAAGCCTCCTGCCATCAACGCGGCTGCTGTCAACAAATAG
- a CDS encoding uncharacterized protein (EggNog:ENOG503PIHP) gives MFLSRTQTPECNWPILPNQPAHTHVNGTLYCWNRDLDTSYWIHEHAFSCLNFDSQNCVCPRLKADPEVAGIGVILAFFITAFLTIISTIFTLLLTRTDDPLSPDGIWPPPSSPAHPPTLNKINHVSRQYIARPFVVFLHSHGVNIPVITACATDLVISLSDTQLVTGLAVLVGALASLYRSDHDEPMSVYHFTIASDLAWFSSTTHLSSLLVLRYHPRISAKKGHRPTHIRPWTVHLPLKIRLVLMAVFAALLL, from the exons ATGTTCCTGTCACGAACACAAACACCAGAGTGCAATTGGCCGATactccccaaccagccagCTCATACTCACGTGAACGGCACATTGTACTGCTGGAATAGAGACCTTGACACTTCATACTGGATACACGAGCATGCCTTTAGCTGTCTCAATTTCGATAGCCAGAACTGCGTGTGCCCGCGCCTCAAAGCAGACCCCGAGGTGGCCGGGATAGGT GTaatcctcgccttcttcatcacTGCTTTCCtgaccatcatctccacgatattcaccctcctcctcactcgcACCGATGACCCCTTATCTCCCGACGGAATCTGGCcgcctccatcctccccggcCCACCCTCCCACTCTCAACAAGATCAATCATGTCTCAAGACAATACATCGCCCGACCATTCGTTGTCTTTCTTCACTCTCATGGAGTCAACATTCCCGTCATAACCGCCTGCGCCACCGACCTCGTTATCTCGCTCTCCGACACCCAGCTCGTCACCGGCCTCGCCGTGCTCGTCGGTGCGCTCGCCTCCCTGTACCGCAGCGACCACGATGAACCAATGTCGGTCTATCATTTCACCATCGCCTCTGACCTGGCCTGGTTCTCGTCCACCACACATCTCTCCTCGCTGCTGGTTCTCCGTTACCACCCACGAATCTCGGCCAAAAAGGGCCACCGACCCACTCACATCCGGCCCTGGACGGTGCACCTCCCGTTAAAAATACGACTTGTCCTCATGGCTGTTTTCGCCGCTCTTCTCCTCTAG
- the VPS62 gene encoding Vacuolar protein sorting-associated protein 62 (COG:S; EggNog:ENOG503NXGN): protein MAYGIRRLSYTFAFLGSIIFVLWAVPRAIKPTQPDENETERDKKWINSSPNFLDRQACRWLGLCGIQHIRWDAPALSHGMGEAVMDELRKLALAWEGEEEFENTWDQEEGWMEADLKRRGGEMKAKVVEKGAVPDFVLDNAPLVHLYSGENFWPSDIAEHVKHMKVESSWDGENGKKDLALDNLGQLNGENGTVFLTSVDDVESRPDWLHSQVGVPTPFDDDDDDDGNDNNDKNGNNGADWDSHDGQPRRADDGMTWWDADKQHPPHRIAAPKNLGRGLRRRASPAQRPMVGSFPEKGKPDASGYSKAPAVLVLVDKGAGILDAFWFFFYSYNLGQTVLNIRFGNHVGDWEHCMVRFQNGIPRAMFLSEHAGGKAYTWHAMEKRSQNHGKPARPVIYSAVGSHAMYANPGLHPYVLPFKMLKDITDKGPLWDPALNNYAYWYDYEVDHEESKAVPAGRNRTSLQPASSNPEAPTSWFHFDGYWGDDVYPLSDERQWRLFGEYHYITGPLGPKWKFLERKKVCQTEKCIIVDSIEAGKKSAWY, encoded by the coding sequence ATGGCTTACGGCATCCGCCGCCTCTCATACACATTTGCCTTCTTAGGCAGCATCATTTTCGTCCTTTGGGCTGTTCCCCGTGCTATCAAGCCCACGCAACCTGACGAAAATGAGACCGAGCGAGACAAAAAATGGATCAATTCCTCGCccaacttcctcgaccgccAAGCTTGTCGTTGGTTGGGCCTATGCGGGATTCAGCACATACGGTGGGATGCTCCAGCCTTGTCCCACGGCATGGGCGAGGCCGTCATGGATGAATTACGAAAGCTGGCTTTGGCGtgggaaggcgaggaggaattTGAAAACACGTGGGACCAAGAGGAGGGCTGGATGGAGGCCGATCTGAAGAGGAGAGGCGGAGAGATGAAGGCAAAAGTGGTCGAGAAAGGAGCGGTACCCGACTTTGTGCTGGATAATGCCCCATTGGTGCACTTGTACTCTGGTGAGAACTTTTGGCCATCGGATATTGCAGAGCATGTCAAGCACATGAAGGTAGAGTCCTCGTGGGATGGCGAGAATGGGAAAAAAGACCTGGCGCTGGACAATCTGGGGCAGTTGAACGGGGAGAATGGGACTGTCTTTCTCACCAGCGTCGATGATGTCGAGAGCAGGCCTGATTGGTTACACAGCCAAGTGGGAGTTCCAACCCCTttcgatgatgacgacgacgatgatggcaaTGACAATAACGACAAGAATGGCAATAATGGAGCGGACTGGGATTCGCACGACGGTCAGCCTCGCAGAGCAGATGACGGAATGACTTGGTGGGATGCAGACAAGcaacacccacctcaccGCATAGCCGCGCCCAAGAATCTGGGGAGAGGCTTGCGGCGAAGAGCTTCACCTGCTCAGCGGCCAATGGTTGGTAGCTTTCCGGAGAAAGGCAAGCCGGACGCCAGCGGGTATTCCAAGGCACCTGCTGTCCTGGTCCTTGTCGACAAAGGAGCCGGCATCCTGGATGCCTTTTGGTTCTTTTTCTACAGCTACAATCTAGGGCAGACGGTTCTCAACATCAGGTTTGGCAACCACGTTGGCGACTGGGAGCACTGCATGGTCCGGTTCCAAAACGGTATTCCACGGGCCATGTTTCTCAGCGAGCATGCCGGCGGCAAGGCATACACGTGGCACGCCATGGAGAAGCGGTCCCAAAACCACGGTAAGCCGGCTCGTCCAGTTATCTACTCCGCTGTTGGAAGTCATGCCATGTACGCCAATCCTGGGCTCCACCCATACGTCTTGCCTTTCAAGATGCTCAAGGACATCACCGACAAGGGTCCACTCTGGGATCCCGCACTGAACAACTATGCCTATTGGTATGACTACGAGGTTGATCACGAGGAATCCAAGGCAGTCCCGGCAGGTCGAAACCGAACGAGCTTACAGCCTGCGTCGTCAAACCCAGAAGCACCAACGTCCTGGTTCCATTTTGATGGGTActggggtgatgatgtttaTCCTCTCAGTGACGAACGGCAATGGAGGCTCTTTGGTGAGTATCACTACATCACCGGTCCGTTAGGCCCCAAATGGAAGTTTCTGGAGCGGAAAAAGGTGTGCCAGACGGAAAAGTGCATCATCGTCGACAGCATCGAGGCCGGAAAGAAGTCAGCTTGGTATTGA